In one Romeriopsis navalis LEGE 11480 genomic region, the following are encoded:
- a CDS encoding FAD-binding oxidoreductase — protein sequence MTDFPTTTAVLPNLTTWGDLSGEQQARIRSAVPDAEILGVMTPGTQADMAAAIGAIRQAGYAVLSYGNGTKLNWGGLVGDDRPANQRQIVAVSTAGLNQLVDHAVDDMTVTVEAGMRLADLQGMLAEKGQFLTIDPRFIAAGATVGGVIATADSGSLRHRYGGVRDIVLGVSFVRADGELVKAGGRVVKNVAGYDLMKLLTGSYGTLGVMTQVTLRTYPFQPVSQTVVLTGAVQALVQLSQRLMSSVLTPLTMDWLTPQAMTDLGLKSALGLVVRFESVQESVAAQSLRLREMAHALDVSAIVYPQVDELALWEGIGRLGESGTVV from the coding sequence ATGACTGACTTCCCAACAACTACGGCAGTGCTACCCAATTTGACGACGTGGGGCGATTTGAGTGGGGAGCAGCAGGCACGGATACGATCGGCGGTGCCGGATGCGGAAATTTTAGGTGTGATGACGCCTGGGACTCAAGCTGATATGGCGGCGGCGATCGGCGCAATTCGGCAAGCGGGTTATGCGGTGCTGTCCTATGGGAATGGGACGAAGTTGAATTGGGGTGGTTTGGTGGGTGATGACCGTCCGGCTAATCAGCGTCAAATTGTGGCTGTCAGTACGGCGGGATTAAATCAACTGGTTGACCATGCGGTGGATGATATGACGGTGACGGTGGAAGCGGGAATGCGGTTGGCTGATTTGCAGGGAATGCTGGCGGAGAAGGGGCAGTTTTTGACGATCGACCCGCGGTTTATTGCTGCCGGTGCGACGGTGGGTGGGGTGATTGCGACGGCGGATTCGGGATCGTTGCGGCATCGCTATGGTGGGGTGCGGGATATTGTGCTGGGGGTGTCGTTTGTGCGGGCGGATGGCGAATTGGTCAAAGCCGGAGGCCGGGTGGTGAAGAATGTTGCGGGTTATGACTTGATGAAGCTGCTGACTGGCAGTTATGGGACGTTGGGAGTGATGACGCAGGTAACGCTGCGGACGTATCCGTTTCAGCCGGTGTCGCAGACGGTGGTCTTGACGGGGGCGGTACAGGCTTTGGTGCAGTTGTCGCAGCGGTTAATGAGTTCGGTGTTGACGCCGCTAACGATGGATTGGTTGACGCCCCAGGCGATGACGGATTTGGGGTTGAAGTCGGCGTTGGGTTTGGTGGTGCGGTTTGAGTCGGTGCAGGAGAGTGTGGCGGCGCAGAGTTTGCGTCTGCGGGAGATGGCGCATGCGTTGGATGTGTCGGCGATCGTTTATCCGCAGGTGGATGAGTTGGCTTTGTGGGAGGGGATTGGTCGCTTGGGGGAATCGGGGACGGTGGTG
- a CDS encoding hybrid sensor histidine kinase/response regulator, giving the protein MSGASTISTEKPVQTHTKLLIVQNEPEIPVSLQHRLNQAGYLISGIATSATESLHHASQNPPDIVLVDMQLNSDLDGVETATELWENFGTPIVYLTDETETGAWQRARTAQPYGLLFKPLNEGDLLSTISNALLHHQREQDIQTELAERQSQVELKSRLVSIVSHEFRNPLNTILFSTELLQRYRDQVSEEKRDTYFQRINSAVQRMNQLLDDVLMIGATESGKISFQPLPIDLLSFAQDIVHEFQPYNQDVVEFTCETSVDPLVIVDEKLIRHIITNLISNGIKYSPQGTIVEFHITLDPSNAVFRIRDHGIGITPADQEKLFTAFHRGSNARRIPGTGLGLSIVKQCVDLHHGSITLKSEPGHGSTFTVTIPLNQAMQSGYDDHSGD; this is encoded by the coding sequence ATGTCAGGTGCATCTACCATCTCCACCGAAAAACCCGTCCAAACTCACACAAAACTCTTAATCGTCCAAAACGAACCCGAAATCCCCGTCAGTCTTCAACACCGACTTAATCAAGCCGGCTATCTCATCAGCGGCATCGCCACCTCCGCCACCGAATCGCTCCACCACGCCAGCCAAAATCCGCCCGATATTGTCCTCGTCGATATGCAGCTCAACAGCGACCTCGACGGCGTTGAAACCGCCACCGAACTCTGGGAAAACTTCGGCACCCCGATCGTCTACCTCACCGACGAAACCGAGACCGGCGCTTGGCAACGCGCTCGCACCGCTCAACCCTACGGCTTACTATTCAAGCCACTCAACGAAGGCGACCTGCTCAGCACCATTAGCAACGCCCTGCTCCACCACCAACGTGAACAAGATATCCAAACCGAACTGGCTGAACGCCAATCACAAGTTGAATTAAAGTCGCGCCTTGTTTCGATCGTCTCTCACGAATTCCGCAACCCCCTCAACACAATCCTCTTTTCCACCGAATTGCTCCAGCGCTATCGCGATCAAGTCTCCGAAGAAAAACGCGACACCTATTTCCAACGCATCAATAGTGCCGTTCAACGCATGAACCAATTGCTCGACGACGTCCTCATGATCGGGGCCACCGAGTCGGGCAAAATCAGCTTCCAGCCCCTCCCCATCGACCTGCTCAGCTTTGCCCAAGACATCGTGCATGAGTTCCAGCCCTACAATCAAGATGTAGTGGAGTTTACCTGCGAAACATCCGTAGACCCACTAGTCATAGTGGACGAAAAACTGATTCGCCACATTATTACGAACTTAATCTCCAACGGGATTAAGTATTCTCCCCAAGGCACCATCGTCGAGTTCCACATAACCTTAGACCCATCAAACGCGGTATTCCGAATCCGAGACCACGGCATCGGAATTACCCCTGCTGATCAGGAAAAACTGTTTACTGCATTCCATCGTGGCAGCAATGCCCGCCGCATTCCTGGTACAGGTTTAGGCTTGTCGATCGTCAAGCAATGTGTGGACTTGCATCATGGCAGCATCACTCTCAAGAGTGAACCCGGTCATGGCAGTACCTTTACGGTCACGATCCCGTTAAATCAAGCGATGCAATCAGGCTATGACGACCATTCTGGTGATTGA
- a CDS encoding response regulator transcription factor — MTTILVIEDEQAVRDSLVDLLNAEGFTTVDAENGEIGLQLATRILPDLILCDIKMPAMTGYEVIKVLKQRAATASIPFIFLTASNTNQDFRHCMQLGADDYLQKPCNPDELISAITARLANKSAITAAATENHLSSSSHDGLLNYFYQELRNPLSGLNNVIYLLQGLKTVSPSHPAVKYIQTDYIRELSVLQEVIKLQSLLPLECRQLLQACHLEALSS, encoded by the coding sequence ATGACGACCATTCTGGTGATTGAAGACGAACAGGCAGTGCGCGACTCGTTAGTGGATCTGCTCAACGCGGAGGGATTCACTACAGTTGACGCCGAAAATGGCGAAATCGGATTGCAACTTGCAACACGAATATTGCCAGACTTAATTCTCTGTGATATCAAAATGCCCGCCATGACCGGGTACGAGGTGATTAAAGTATTAAAACAACGTGCCGCCACCGCAAGTATTCCATTTATCTTCTTAACGGCAAGTAATACCAACCAAGACTTCCGTCACTGTATGCAACTCGGAGCCGATGATTACCTCCAAAAACCCTGTAATCCCGACGAGCTAATTAGCGCTATCACCGCTCGCTTAGCCAATAAATCTGCCATCACGGCAGCAGCAACCGAGAATCATCTTTCCTCCAGCAGCCATGACGGACTACTCAATTACTTTTATCAAGAACTTCGCAACCCACTTTCGGGCTTAAATAATGTCATCTATCTGCTTCAAGGACTCAAGACAGTTTCACCCAGTCACCCCGCTGTTAAATACATCCAAACCGACTATATTCGCGAACTCTCAGTGCTCCAGGAAGTCATAAAACTCCAAAGCCTCCTACCACTTGAATGTCGTCAGCTGCTCCAAGCCTGCCATTTAGAAGCACTTTCAAGTTAA
- a CDS encoding CAP domain-containing protein — protein sequence MPNPLGNTLSGALQSDLVWRNQATGADAIWHLNRTNFAFNSTAPQAGQDFTNLLSVADPTWEIKGTGDFNGDKKSDIVWRHRTSGTNIVWYFNESQFIRNPGAPQLGIDFDYLPSLADPNWDIQAIGDFNNDGSDDLVWRHQTLGQNAVWYLQNNQFVRNPGAPQLNIDFAYFPSMPDQNWQIKGSADFNGDGRADLVWRNQATGENAVWFLNNTQFVNNPGAPQLGQDFAYLPSITDPNWDIVAIGQFNGDDQADLVWRNRVTGDNVVWFLNGTNFAVNPGAPQAGQDFAYLPRQADTNWQIVGAIHRNPTNNTTSNTSGSTLATAFNLGTVNGLRAVQESISAGAANDYWRLDVSNQQSINVLLNNLSANADLQLLDASGNRVTDAFNRNGEFNSGTTAEVRSRILDPGTYYLRVYGNNTNTNYQLSILGLAATTNYTDRVVEITNFYRTQSGLNALQKNTNITNAAQAHSQSMALDDFFEHTGLNGSSTTQRVQAAGYNGVAAENIAAGQLHAEHAMERWMYSSGHRANILNANYQDIGVGYYYLAQDGGTERWQRYWTSNFGIRS from the coding sequence ATGCCAAATCCACTCGGTAATACACTCAGTGGTGCTTTACAGTCTGATTTAGTATGGCGCAATCAAGCCACTGGCGCCGATGCCATATGGCATCTCAACCGCACAAACTTCGCATTCAATAGTACTGCACCCCAAGCGGGACAAGACTTTACGAATTTACTATCAGTCGCCGATCCAACCTGGGAAATTAAAGGCACTGGTGATTTCAATGGCGATAAAAAAAGCGACATTGTCTGGCGCCATCGGACCAGTGGTACCAATATCGTTTGGTACTTCAACGAATCGCAATTCATCCGCAACCCTGGCGCCCCGCAACTCGGCATCGACTTTGATTATCTACCTAGCCTCGCAGACCCGAATTGGGATATTCAGGCGATCGGGGATTTTAATAATGATGGCTCTGATGATCTCGTCTGGCGACATCAAACCCTCGGCCAAAATGCCGTTTGGTATCTCCAAAACAACCAATTTGTCCGCAATCCTGGCGCCCCACAACTCAACATCGACTTCGCCTATTTTCCTTCCATGCCCGATCAAAATTGGCAGATCAAAGGATCAGCCGATTTTAACGGTGATGGCCGCGCTGATCTCGTCTGGCGTAATCAAGCCACCGGTGAAAATGCCGTTTGGTTCTTAAACAATACACAATTTGTCAATAATCCCGGTGCCCCACAGCTCGGTCAAGACTTTGCTTACCTGCCATCTATTACCGACCCCAACTGGGATATTGTGGCGATCGGACAATTCAATGGCGATGACCAAGCCGATCTCGTTTGGCGCAATCGCGTCACCGGCGACAATGTTGTCTGGTTCCTCAATGGGACCAACTTTGCGGTCAATCCCGGCGCACCACAAGCCGGCCAGGATTTTGCCTATCTCCCCAGACAAGCCGATACAAACTGGCAAATTGTTGGGGCAATCCATCGCAATCCAACCAACAACACAACAAGTAACACTAGCGGTTCCACATTAGCGACAGCCTTCAATCTTGGTACCGTAAATGGTCTGCGGGCGGTTCAGGAATCCATTTCTGCTGGTGCGGCCAATGACTATTGGCGTCTCGATGTGAGTAACCAGCAAAGCATCAACGTATTACTCAATAATTTATCCGCTAACGCCGATTTACAATTACTTGACGCAAGCGGCAACCGAGTCACAGATGCCTTTAATCGCAACGGGGAATTTAACTCTGGAACAACGGCCGAAGTCCGCAGTCGCATCCTCGATCCTGGCACCTACTATCTCCGTGTCTACGGCAACAATACAAATACGAACTACCAACTCTCAATTCTGGGTCTTGCCGCCACCACCAACTATACCGATCGTGTCGTCGAAATCACGAATTTCTACCGCACACAATCAGGCCTGAATGCCTTACAGAAAAATACGAATATTACCAATGCCGCTCAAGCTCACAGTCAGTCAATGGCCTTAGATGATTTCTTCGAGCACACAGGTCTCAACGGTTCGAGCACAACCCAGCGAGTTCAGGCCGCTGGCTATAATGGCGTCGCCGCCGAAAACATTGCGGCCGGACAACTGCATGCTGAGCATGCCATGGAACGCTGGATGTACAGCTCCGGGCACCGTGCTAACATCCTCAACGCCAACTATCAAGACATTGGCGTCGGGTACTACTACCTCGCTCAGGATGGTGGCACCGAACGATGGCAACGTTACTGGACCTCCAACTTCGGCATCCGCAGTTAG
- a CDS encoding S-(hydroxymethyl)glutathione dehydrogenase/class III alcohol dehydrogenase → MDVKAAVAFEAGQPLQIETVQLDGPRAGEVLVEIKATGVCHTDAYTLSGKDPEGLFPAILGHEGAGIVVEVGPGVKSLQPGDHVIPLYVPECRECEYCLNPKTNLCQSIRTTQGQGFMPDGSSRFSYKGEVIRHYMGTSTFASHTVVPEISLAKIRQDAPFDKVCYIGCGVTTGIGAVINTAKVEPGSNVVVFGLGGIGLNVIQGAKMVGANMIIGVDINPGKQALAEKLGMTHFVNPQALDQDVVAHLVELTNGGADYSFECIGNVNVMRQALECCHKGWGVSVIIGVAAAGQEISTRPFQLVTGRVWKGTAFGGAKGRRDVPQIVDWYMDGKINIDDLITKVMPIEQINEALDIMHRGEGVRTVLTF, encoded by the coding sequence ATGGACGTTAAAGCCGCCGTTGCCTTTGAAGCTGGACAACCGCTACAAATCGAGACCGTTCAGCTCGATGGACCCAGGGCGGGCGAAGTCCTAGTCGAGATCAAGGCCACCGGTGTTTGCCACACTGACGCCTATACCCTCTCCGGCAAAGACCCTGAAGGCCTATTTCCAGCGATCCTTGGCCATGAAGGCGCTGGCATTGTCGTTGAAGTTGGTCCCGGCGTCAAATCCCTACAGCCCGGCGACCATGTCATTCCCCTCTACGTCCCCGAATGTCGTGAATGCGAATACTGCCTCAACCCCAAAACCAACCTTTGTCAATCCATCCGCACCACCCAAGGACAGGGTTTTATGCCCGATGGCTCTAGTCGATTTTCCTACAAAGGAGAAGTAATTCGCCACTATATGGGCACATCCACCTTCGCTAGCCATACCGTTGTCCCCGAAATCTCCCTCGCCAAAATCCGCCAAGATGCCCCCTTCGACAAAGTCTGCTACATCGGCTGCGGCGTCACAACCGGTATTGGTGCCGTCATCAACACCGCCAAAGTCGAGCCCGGCTCTAACGTCGTCGTCTTTGGCCTCGGGGGCATTGGACTCAATGTGATTCAAGGCGCCAAGATGGTGGGGGCCAATATGATCATCGGCGTTGATATTAATCCTGGCAAACAAGCCCTAGCCGAAAAGTTAGGCATGACCCACTTCGTCAATCCCCAAGCACTCGACCAAGATGTTGTCGCCCACCTCGTCGAACTCACCAATGGCGGAGCCGACTATAGTTTTGAATGCATTGGCAACGTCAACGTCATGCGTCAAGCCCTCGAATGTTGTCATAAAGGTTGGGGCGTCAGCGTCATTATTGGCGTCGCCGCCGCCGGCCAAGAGATCAGTACCCGCCCCTTCCAACTCGTCACCGGTCGTGTCTGGAAGGGAACAGCCTTTGGCGGGGCCAAAGGCCGCCGCGATGTCCCACAAATCGTCGATTGGTATATGGACGGCAAAATCAACATCGATGATTTGATTACCAAAGTTATGCCGATCGAACAGATTAATGAAGCCCTCGACATCATGCATCGTGGTGAAGGAGTACGAACTGTTTTGACCTTTTGA
- the fghA gene encoding S-formylglutathione hydrolase, with product MHQKSQQVCFDGTIALYTHTSDRCHCDMNFSIYLPPQAQSGPVPVLYFLSGLTCDETNFTTKSGVQQFAAQHGLAIVAPDTSPRGTAVPDEAEAWDFGSGAGFYVDATQTPWNQHYNMYSYITQELPDLIAAHFPVNAHRQGIFGHSMGGHGALVCALRNPDKFHSVSAFAPIVAPSQCPWGEKAFTHYLGHDRATWKAYDATDLIQQSTFPTQILIDQGQADNFLTNQLKPELFEAACQRAGQDIDLRYRDGYDHSYYFIASFIAAHIHHHATILNT from the coding sequence ATGCATCAAAAATCTCAACAAGTTTGTTTCGATGGCACGATCGCCTTGTATACACACACCTCTGATCGCTGCCACTGCGACATGAATTTTTCCATCTACTTACCGCCCCAAGCACAATCAGGCCCCGTCCCCGTCCTCTACTTTCTCTCCGGCCTTACCTGCGACGAAACCAATTTCACGACAAAATCTGGGGTCCAGCAATTTGCCGCACAGCATGGTCTCGCGATCGTCGCACCGGACACCAGCCCCCGTGGCACAGCCGTCCCGGATGAAGCCGAGGCTTGGGATTTTGGATCTGGAGCGGGGTTTTATGTCGATGCGACTCAAACACCCTGGAACCAGCATTACAATATGTACTCCTACATCACCCAGGAGTTACCCGATTTAATTGCCGCTCATTTCCCTGTTAATGCCCATCGTCAAGGAATTTTCGGCCATTCCATGGGCGGCCATGGCGCCCTCGTCTGTGCACTACGCAATCCCGACAAATTTCACTCCGTCTCGGCTTTTGCCCCAATTGTTGCACCGAGCCAATGCCCTTGGGGCGAAAAAGCATTCACCCACTATCTAGGCCACGATCGCGCCACCTGGAAAGCCTACGATGCCACCGACCTCATTCAACAGTCAACGTTCCCCACTCAAATCCTAATTGACCAAGGTCAAGCTGATAATTTCTTAACGAATCAACTCAAACCAGAGTTATTTGAAGCAGCTTGCCAGCGGGCAGGCCAAGATATAGATTTACGCTATCGCGACGGCTATGACCACAGCTACTACTTCATTGCTTCTTTTATTGCTGCACATATTCATCATCACGCTACGATTTTGAATACCTAA
- a CDS encoding glutamyl-tRNA reductase, producing MNIAVVGLTHKTAPVEVREKLSIPEPVYDRAIAQLCSYPNIEEVAVLSTCNRLEIYLVLKETEPGIREVMQFLSEHSKLPAPMLRPYLFTLLHQDGVMHLLRVAAGLDSLVLGEGQILSQVKHCHQCGQKYNGTGRILNQLLKQAITAGKRVRTETSIGTGAVSISSAAVELAQMKVKDLGPLKTTIVGAGKMSVLLVKHLVSKGNREIVLMNRTMQKAIDLAAKFPEANIKVVPVEEMMTSIAESDITFTSTSSVEPILDRSKLEAALDPAKKLMLIDISVPRNVHSDANELDYVDAYDVDDLKTVVEQNQESRRQMAMEAEGLLEEEVDTFEQWLRSLDAIATISSLRNKVETIRTQELEKALSRLGSEFGGKQQAVIEALTRGIVNKILHEPMVQLKTQRDVDARKQSMDALTVLFNLEAESSSPKKAKV from the coding sequence ATGAATATCGCTGTTGTTGGCCTGACGCATAAAACTGCTCCGGTAGAAGTCCGGGAAAAGTTGAGTATTCCAGAGCCGGTATACGACCGGGCGATCGCTCAACTTTGTAGTTATCCGAATATTGAGGAAGTGGCTGTTCTCAGCACCTGCAACCGGCTTGAGATTTATCTGGTGCTGAAGGAAACAGAGCCGGGTATTCGGGAAGTAATGCAGTTTTTGTCAGAACACAGCAAGTTGCCGGCGCCGATGTTGCGGCCTTACCTGTTCACGCTGTTGCACCAAGATGGTGTGATGCATTTGCTGCGTGTGGCTGCAGGGTTGGATAGCTTGGTCTTAGGTGAGGGCCAAATTCTGTCGCAGGTGAAGCATTGTCATCAGTGTGGTCAGAAATACAATGGCACGGGCCGCATATTAAACCAGTTATTAAAGCAGGCAATTACTGCGGGTAAGCGGGTGCGGACGGAGACGAGTATTGGGACTGGGGCAGTTTCGATTAGTTCTGCGGCCGTTGAATTAGCGCAGATGAAGGTAAAAGACTTAGGCCCGTTGAAAACGACGATCGTCGGTGCGGGTAAGATGTCGGTGTTGTTGGTGAAGCATTTGGTTTCCAAGGGCAACCGTGAAATTGTGCTGATGAATCGGACGATGCAGAAAGCGATCGATTTAGCGGCGAAGTTTCCTGAGGCGAATATTAAAGTTGTGCCCGTCGAAGAAATGATGACTTCGATCGCCGAGTCGGATATTACGTTCACAAGTACAAGTTCGGTGGAGCCGATTCTTGATCGCTCAAAGCTGGAAGCCGCACTTGATCCGGCGAAGAAGCTAATGCTGATTGATATTTCTGTGCCACGGAATGTGCATTCGGATGCGAACGAACTAGACTATGTTGATGCTTACGATGTCGATGATCTAAAGACAGTCGTTGAGCAAAACCAAGAAAGTCGGCGTCAGATGGCGATGGAAGCCGAAGGGCTACTAGAAGAAGAAGTCGATACCTTTGAGCAGTGGTTGCGTTCATTGGATGCGATCGCCACAATTAGCAGTTTGCGAAATAAAGTTGAAACTATTCGAACGCAAGAGCTGGAAAAAGCATTGTCGCGTTTAGGCAGTGAGTTTGGTGGAAAACAGCAAGCGGTGATCGAAGCGTTGACTCGTGGCATTGTGAACAAAATTCTGCATGAGCCTATGGTGCAGTTGAAGACGCAGCGAGATGTCGATGCGCGGAAGCAGTCAATGGATGCCTTAACAGTGTTGTTTAACCTTGAAGCAGAGTCGTCGAGTCCCAAGAAAGCGAAAGTCTAA
- the glpX gene encoding class II fructose-bisphosphatase has translation MENSLGLEIIEVVEQAAIASAHLVGKGDKDGADEAAVEAMRQRMNEINMRGRIVIGEGERDDAPMLFIGEEVGAGHKTGTGPEIDIAVDPCEGTNLCAYGQPGSIAVLATAEKGGLFNAPDFYMKKLAAPAAAKGKVDIRKSATENLKILSECLDRAISDLTVVVMKRERHNDLIKEIRATGARIQLISDGDVGAGLNCGFAGTGIHALIGIGAAPEGVITAAAMKCLGGHFQGQLVYDPAVAQTTEWANMTKEGNIARLNEMGITDPDKVYETEELASGNNVIFAATGITSSNWLAGVRFFGGGIRTQSLVISSQAKTASFVDTIHMVNRPKSIQLH, from the coding sequence GTGGAAAATTCGCTTGGCTTAGAGATTATTGAGGTCGTCGAACAGGCGGCGATCGCCTCGGCTCACCTAGTGGGTAAAGGCGATAAGGATGGTGCAGACGAGGCTGCAGTAGAAGCCATGCGTCAGCGCATGAACGAAATCAACATGCGCGGTCGGATCGTAATCGGTGAAGGTGAGCGTGATGATGCGCCCATGCTGTTCATCGGTGAGGAAGTTGGTGCTGGTCACAAAACTGGTACTGGTCCGGAGATCGACATTGCAGTGGATCCTTGTGAAGGGACGAACCTCTGTGCTTATGGTCAGCCCGGTTCGATCGCGGTGTTGGCAACAGCGGAAAAAGGCGGCTTGTTTAATGCGCCTGACTTCTACATGAAGAAATTGGCGGCTCCCGCAGCGGCGAAGGGCAAAGTTGATATCCGTAAGTCGGCGACTGAGAACCTCAAGATCTTGTCTGAGTGTCTTGATCGGGCAATCAGCGACCTCACCGTCGTGGTGATGAAGCGTGAGCGTCATAACGATTTGATCAAGGAAATTCGGGCCACCGGCGCGCGGATTCAGTTGATCAGCGACGGTGACGTTGGTGCTGGTTTGAACTGTGGTTTTGCCGGTACAGGCATTCATGCCTTGATCGGGATCGGTGCAGCACCGGAAGGTGTGATCACAGCTGCCGCGATGAAGTGTCTCGGTGGTCACTTCCAAGGTCAGCTGGTGTATGACCCAGCCGTGGCGCAAACCACTGAGTGGGCCAATATGACGAAAGAGGGCAACATCGCCCGCTTGAATGAGATGGGCATTACTGATCCCGACAAAGTCTATGAGACGGAAGAGTTGGCTTCGGGCAACAACGTCATCTTTGCGGCGACTGGGATTACGAGTAGTAACTGGTTAGCGGGTGTACGCTTCTTTGGCGGCGGTATTCGGACGCAGTCGTTGGTGATTTCGAGCCAGGCGAAGACGGCCAGTTTCGTCGATACGATTCACATGGTGAATCGTCCTAAGTCGATTCAGTTGCACTAA
- a CDS encoding tRNA (guanine-N1)-methyltransferase, whose protein sequence is MEVTEGSVRFQVGASFYRRSSSLSRDFGVLAASLYRQNQAKLQVLDGMSACGVRTLRYLKEASADFVWANDADPDVHAVLAANLKAVDRSRYCITHQSAQKLLHQAIARPEYFDLIDLDAFGNPSGFLTAGLQALRFGGLFYVTSTDGRSLSGQLPHQSMQQWGSFARSHPAVHEQALRILMGSVYQQAMALGYGIKPIFSLYAGQVFRVMVQLLPQPLVVRPKQPIGHYGFLGYCHQCGQFQSVDWRALGRVKCVCDVGSAVVPPPVVSGPMWLGELHDADWLEKMRDLAVEWEWVDQAACLELLRSEVGMPPYFYTLGEVGRRGKMDIPKRDRLAQALTLAGYSFSRTHIAPEGFKTNAPFAACIEFARN, encoded by the coding sequence ATGGAAGTGACAGAAGGGTCGGTGCGATTTCAGGTGGGTGCGAGCTTTTATCGGCGGAGCAGCAGCTTGTCGCGGGATTTCGGGGTATTGGCCGCGAGCTTGTATCGCCAGAATCAAGCGAAATTGCAGGTGTTAGATGGAATGAGTGCTTGTGGTGTGCGGACATTGCGTTATCTCAAAGAAGCGTCCGCCGATTTTGTTTGGGCCAATGATGCTGATCCGGATGTTCACGCAGTGCTAGCGGCAAATCTTAAGGCGGTGGATAGATCGCGATATTGCATTACCCACCAGTCCGCCCAGAAATTGCTGCATCAAGCAATCGCGCGCCCCGAATATTTTGATTTGATTGATTTGGATGCCTTTGGTAACCCATCAGGTTTTCTGACGGCTGGGTTACAAGCGTTACGGTTTGGGGGGTTGTTTTATGTGACGAGTACGGATGGACGGAGTTTGTCGGGGCAGTTGCCGCATCAGAGTATGCAGCAGTGGGGGAGTTTTGCGCGATCGCATCCGGCGGTGCATGAGCAGGCGCTCAGAATTCTGATGGGCAGCGTCTATCAGCAAGCAATGGCGCTCGGCTATGGGATCAAGCCGATCTTCTCGTTGTATGCGGGCCAAGTGTTTCGAGTCATGGTGCAGCTGTTACCGCAGCCGCTCGTGGTCCGTCCGAAGCAACCGATCGGTCACTATGGCTTTTTAGGCTATTGCCATCAGTGTGGTCAGTTTCAGTCAGTGGACTGGCGGGCGCTGGGGCGGGTCAAATGTGTCTGTGATGTTGGCTCAGCCGTGGTGCCGCCACCCGTTGTGAGCGGGCCAATGTGGCTGGGTGAATTACATGACGCCGATTGGCTGGAAAAGATGCGAGATTTGGCTGTGGAATGGGAATGGGTGGATCAAGCGGCATGCTTAGAATTGCTGCGATCGGAAGTTGGGATGCCACCATATTTTTATACCTTGGGTGAAGTGGGGCGCCGGGGCAAAATGGATATTCCGAAGCGTGATCGACTAGCGCAGGCGTTAACGCTTGCAGGGTATAGTTTTAGCCGGACGCATATCGCGCCTGAGGGATTCAAGACGAATGCACCATTTGCCGCATGCATAGAATTTGCTCGGAATTAA